TTAGCCAAAACAAGTAATTCCTTCCAAACATGCCATCTGTGTACACCACAAACCTTCTTGAAGGCGATGTCATGATGTCTCTTCTAGTGGCGGACCCAGAAAAATTGTACTGGGTGTGCCCATTCTAGCAATCACTCCACCATATAtccttttaaaagaaaacatcCAATTCTGATGAAAGAATTTGGCAGATTTTGGtcgaatttttcaaaattctattCAAATGTGGTCCATAATTCATGAAAAATCTATAAAATTTAGAACAATCAATCCCATGTCCTAATCTATCTAGCTATTCTCCCCCCTAGCACAcacaccccccacccccaatCGTTTCTCTTCATCTAGTACTTTCCTCTTCCCCTGATTTGATTTCTCGACGATTACAAGATCTCCAGACAAACAGTGATCATTGTTATATTCTATTTTCTGAGAGGATTCCATTTTTATGTCCTTTGGTTGCATACTACATCCTagtgtttttataaaaaaaattgggtaTATCGGTGCCAACCCAGCTCACCCCCTAGGTCCGCCCCTAGTCCCTTCGGTTATCCGTACCATAGGTTGGACTTTTTTGGGTAAAAGACAAGTGATGTGACATTCAAGATGTCGCAACTATTTTGAAGACATCGCATTGGAGGTTCCTTGTTGGTGCGCTATCCTTGCTACGGTGTCCCTATTAGAATGAGTTCATTTGGTAGTAGTAAGCTCTGAACTAATAACATATTTACAGGTTCGTTAATATACGATGTTTTCTTCTATTTTGGTTTGACTCCATTCACCAACGACGATGGGAGCATAATTCGATTGAAAGGATTGATCgctggttttggagataatacTTTTTCTGTTTAACTTGAGGAAGATAAGAACTACTTAAACTTGTAAGTACTACATGCTATCCAAGAATTCTTATCAACCACAAGCAAAAACTCCACGTTTATAAAGGTGTGGTGATgattaaattaaaatatgataCATGTCAGTTTATGGTTACAATGAACCAGGCCTAAACGATCGGCAATTTTAAATTGTGTAAATTTAGAAACAAATAGAGTGCACATATCCAACGATAATTTCGAAAACAGTGGTGTGAAAGCGTCCCATTTTTTTCTCTAGCCTAAAACAACCAACGTTTGTTTCCTATATAGGCACATCCATTCTCCTCGACTTACTGTTGTTAttggaaattaattaatgtgtTTGAACATGCCTTGTCACAATATTTTCCAAGTTCACATTATAACACAAATTTAAGATATAAACGCCACAAGAATTATAACTTATATGGCATTTGGCCGGATTTAATGCATGCATTAGATTTATCCAGAATTTCATTCAAATGggataaaaaaagaattagcAATGTGAATTCGTTCCACTTTCTATGCTACATATACCCCCAAGCCCTCATTAGCATGTACCACAGAAACACCATTACCTACACTTCTCGCTACTTCTGCTCACTAGTTACATTCTATTACGTGATTATTAGCAATGGAGGCTATGGAGGAGGTGGTCGTTCTCATCGTCGGTGCGGGGCCAGCAGGCCTAGCAACGGCAGCGTGCCTTGCACAGCGCCATGTGCCCTATGTCATTGTCGAGCGTGAGTCCTGCACCGCGTCGCTGTGGCGCCACCGTGCCTATGACCGACTCAAGCTGCACCTCGCCAAGGAGTTTTGTGAGCTACCACACATGGCGTATCCTATGGGCACACCAACATACGTCCCTAGGGATATGTTTGTGGAGTACCTAGATAGCTACACTGATCAGTTTGGGATACGGCCAAGGTACCACACCGCTATCGAGTCAGCAATATATGATGGAGGTATGAACCGTTGGTCCGTGCTAGCACAGGACACAGACACTAGCGTTGTGACAAGGCTCACCGCACAGTTCCTTGTCGTGGCCACTGGCGAGAATAGTGCGGCAAGCATTCCACCAGTTCCTGGTCTCACTAAGTTCGAGGGAGAAGCCATTCACTCGTCGGCTTACAAGTCCGGGAGAGCCTATACCGGGAAGAATGTGCTTGTGGTCGGTGCCGGGAATTCTGGCATGGAGATCGCCTATGATCTTGCCATGCATGGAGCCCACACCTCCATAGTTGTTCGTAGCCCGGTATgtacatcatatatatttacttaTCTTGCATATATTACATTTCATGATGCATTCATACCTATGTTTCATCTTTGCTATAAAATTAATGATAGAATACATTAATTCATTCATAAGTAGGATTTATTCATGTAGTACTTTATCTTTGTCTTTGGTACCATATATACATGTGGATAATATAAACGAGAAATGTGATTAACTCTAAATATTAATCCAATGTTGTCATGTTCTAACTTTCAAGCTAGAGACTTTTTCCTAATATGATAATTATCTAATGGTTACATATCAATCTGAATGCAGGTACACATCATGACCAAAGAACTAATACGATTTGGGATGACAGTGGTCCAAAATCTAGGGCTAACAGTGACAACAGCGGATTCTCTTCTTGTAATGGCTGCAAATTTCTATTTTGGAGACTTGTCAAAACATGGTATTACGAGGCCTAAAATTGGTCCTCTGTTACTGAAATCACAAACTGGCCGGTCCGCCGTCATAGACGTAGGGACTGCAAGATTAATCAAAGGAGGAGTTATCAAAGTAATTATTCATCTATATTCTTCAGATATAAAATTAAGTTAGGGTTGCTAGTGAAGTTTCTGGCCTCAATTGATGTTGAAACTTTacactatttttttcatctctctATTAGGTGTTCCAAGGAATATCGAAGATAAATACAGATAGTATTGAATTTCATGGTGGGAAGCAAATTCCTTTTGATGCCATTGTATTTGCAACGGGCTACAAAAGCACAGTAAATACATGGCTAAAGGTACTAACATTATTGATACTAGTGAGAGACCcagcgcgttgctgcgggacttCCATATGATAGATAGAAAACATTAGGTGTAACATGCATCTGACTGCTTGTATATACACGTAGATATTGTTCTAAATTTGTACATCACATCAACATTATGTGCAACTAATAGTTGTGATTTAAATACATCTTTCAACTCTTTTCAAAAACAGAAAAATTCAATAATTGCTGGTTGGATTGGGTAATGTGTTTCCAAGTGTTATTGATTTTAGCCAGGTCTTTAGAAAGAAAGATCGATGACATTCATCACTTCCATGCTTATAAAGTTAGGCCTTTCAGgccttctagaaaaaaaatagcaagacATATTACTCGAGAATTAACTGAGAGTGATTAAGGTAGTGCTCCGTAAggaacattgaaaaaaaaaacatcagcaaGATATATGTTTATGATATAAGCATTAAAAAATTGAAGTGTGTCAGATTATGGTTAGAAGAATATAGAGAAACAAAGAACACATAAAGAGGGGACAAAATAGTAGCATATGAATATTTATTCGTGAGTAAAATTAAAACTTATTGGAATGGAGTAGAATAATTTACGCATCATATGAGGAGCAAACACGGTAGCCTGGCCTTGGCAGCTAACGAAAGATATCAAGAAAACCATTAGTGACAGCCCGTGATGGTAACTTCAGTAGAAAGACCAATGCCTCGCGAAATTAAAGTAGAAGAGGTCACCAGCTATCACCCGCCCCTCCCCTATACCTCcgtcgctccctcctctccccccttcctccccctcgTTTTCTCTTCCTGCTacattataaatatttaaatttaaatttagaattgaaacgggtatataaacttttgacttataaactttgggtctataaaataatatttgaattcaaattcaaatttgaatcgagtatgtaaacttttgacttataaactttgggtctataaactttaggtgtataaactttagatgtatagaaatactatatatataaaaaatatttgaattcaaattcaaatttgaatcggatataattcaaattcaaatttgaattgggtatgtaaacttttgacttataaactttaggtcttaaagcgtataaactttagatgtatctaaatactatatataaaaaatatttgaattcaaattcaaatttgaatcggatatatttcaaattcaaatttgaatcgggtatataaacttgtgatttataaactttgggtgtataaactttagatgtataaaaatactatatataaaaatatttgaattcaaaattaaatttgaatcggatatataaacttttgatttataaactttgggtttctaaactttagatgtgtaaacttgaggcgtacaaactttaggtgcataaatttactaaaatagaaaagtaatgcggtgccaaaaaaaaaaaggaaaccaggtggagggagggagaatCTGATCGCTAGGTAGCATTTCCGGGTAGCAACGGGTTTCACGATGAATTGGTTCTACGATGGCTAAGACATTTTATATATTatggatataaatataaatgaGGACATCAAAAGGGGAGATGAAAGGAAAAGTCACGCAAAAAATTTAATTGATGAATATGTGTAACGGTTCATTTTATTGGTAGTGGTAATTAAGGCATAGACTTGATTAAGATAAATGTTAGGAAGGCAAAGGAATGCCATTACCTCCATACAAAGTTTAATTAGCACAAGGCCggctaaaattattttattgcaaACTTAATAGATTGGTATATATCTGCTACTGTGCATGTCGAGGTGGACgataatgatgaattaattggGAGAGGCTTAATTAGGTGGAGATTGGAGATCTAGAACAGATataatagtagactataagccagTTGAAAtgtattttaagaagataaatgagaagagagaagaggagcgggctacagatttgtagccagctgtagcacggactctaagacagtgtgtgtatgataagtgggaccagatattaatattgtagtatgtaactattgtatgaatgagctattagattaactataaataaattggatctagtagttggctactattaaacttgctctaaatggAATTAAGGATGACCTCTGATCTTCACATTAGTGATTAGTGATGACGTTTTTTTTTGCGTAAGTCCTCTTTTAAGTGGCTTTCATGATGCGACTGGATTTTAGTAACGGGCCGACGACGGGAACctgtttatttgtttatttgggCCTGATTGGCGTAGATGGTAGCGCCATGTGCACTCTTGAAGTGTTGATTTAAGATCTAACGGTTTCAGCTAATTGGGATGACGTGGCTAATTCTCAAAGCAGTTTTATAGCTAGTAGGTATCAACTATATAGTAAGAAgggatttctttttttcatttctctttaattacatatataatgaTATGTTGTTGCAGCGcataatatatttttccatTATTACAAAAAGGATAATCCTTCTTTATCTGCTGCGCTGCAGAATGGTGAAAGCATGTTTAAAGATGATGGTTTCCCTATGAAATTCTTTCCAAATCATTGGAAAGGTGAAAATGGACTATATTGTGCTGGGTTTGCAAGGAGAGGATTGGCCGGCATTGCCATGGATGCTAAGAATATTGCAGATCACATAGTGGCCACCATGGATCAAGTGTCTTGTTAAATTATATTATCTTTTATTGTGAATAAGGGTTACATTATCTTAGACATTATGTTAAGGCATGGCTATGTTTGGAGAGCTTGAGCTTGTGCAAAATCCAACTTTATTTGTAAAACTAGTTTAATGGGAAGCTATTGTTTACAACGGCTTGTCTCTTTATGTGGAGAAGTGTGCACTATGCATGGTTTTGAAGCCTCCAACAAAATCAGAATTTGCATGCTCAAACTTTTCATTTTCCTCCACATCACGCAATGTGAGGCCCTGGGATAATTTAGTCCAAATGAATCGTTAGTTTTTATATCATCAGAAACCATTATACAAACAACACGAGTAAATCATAGTCCTCCTTTCCTTTGTAGTTTAAGACATATAGTACTAAATGCTCTCCAAGAATTCTTATCTAACCACAAGCCAAAACTCTATGTTTATTTAGGTGCAGTGGATGATGATTAAATTAAAATAGGATATATATGTCAGTTTGTGGTTGCAATGCAAACCGAGCCTAAATGATCggtatttttttatgtgtgcAAATTTAGAAAACATATAGACTCTACATTTATATACAACGGTAATTTCAGAAATAATGATGTGAAAGCATTCCAATTTTTTCCGTCTAGCCTAAAACAAACAATGTTTGTTGCCTATATAGGCATATGTCCGATCTCATTGGCTTACTGCTGTAAAtggaaattaattaatgtgcttGAACATGCCTCTTCCCTATATTTTCCAAATTAACATTATAACACAATTTCCAAATATAAACACAACTATATtagaattataattatatgGTATTTGGCAGCATTTAATAAATGCAGTGGGGATTATAGTAGCGTAGATTGGATATGAACCGCTACTAGTATCAGGTATGAGATTTACTCCGGTCCAACGAAAGGTATCTCGGGGTACCGATACCTCATGGTACTAAATCGTTtctgatcgttggatctagctagTCATGAGATGGGTATTGTTAGATCTAATGATCGGAAAcaatttggtaccgtgaggtacccgGTACCTCGAAGTATTTTTTGTTGGACCGAAGCAAATCTcatcatgtatatatagtacGGTGTACTGTAAAGGAACGAGTGTTGACATGATGGACTATTTTTTTGTTAATGCATGAACATAAATATAATAagattaattaatcaaaacaAGCATGATTACACTTTCACAGAAAGAGTGCAATTATAAAGTTGCGGAAGCACCATTGGCATGTTTCTAAGTTATGGTTTTTATGTGTCAAGGGAATTAGTTCAAATTGTGGTGCTGATCATAATTACGCACATATGCTTCAGTAGAGTTTTGTGCAAATTTATCCCTATCCTTCGTATGTTCAGCTTGCTAGCTTAACAAAGGCAAATTCAGTGTGAGTGCATATATGTCGGTTTACTTATGTACGTCGTTCTTCACTTAATTTgtgaaagagaaaaatatggatAAGCCATACCATTGCTCGCGTTGTTCATTATTCTGGTGATCTTCTTGATCAATCCAAGCGCAAACTCTATGTTCACTAAGGTGGATGATGAATATTTCGTTCAACTACGGATATTTGATCAAACTATCATGAAACTACATATAAGATGTTGTagcataaaactatatattcaaAATGTTGTagcataaaactataaatttaagttGTTGTAGCACAAAACTACAATTTTAACATTAAATTTATTagaaaactataaatttaagctAAATATCataaaacaacatatttaataataaaattagtacAAAATCACAGATTTTAGATCTTAAATCCTTAGTAACAATATTAAGTTTGAGTTGTAAAGGTCTTAcgtatttttaattaaattggaGCTAAACATATagtttagttttgtgatactccTTCCATGAGATAAACTACTAAAgttgcccgtgcgttgcaacgggataaATTCTTATTATGAAGAAATATAATTATAACAAAATTGTTTCATACCATTGAAAGTTCATAACTTTTGTGTTATACTATCGAAAGTTCATGGTGTATATTAACAACGTCTAAAGCGGCGAGAATTTTGATTACAGTAAACTAATTTTCCCTATTATTTATGAGGGAAATTTGTATTATTTTACCACTTTTAAGAATGACACCTTTCCAAACCGTCATTCTTAGGTCTTAGAAAATTGCTataggagagagaaaatgtttttaactatttgctactTTTGCTAACGTGACACGTCAACTCACACCGTCAGCACAGGTGAAGAGCGTGAATGTCCATTTTACCCCCTTGTGGGCCCCAACAATTATTTAGAGAGAGGCATCTTGGCTTGCCGATGGCGTCGACCTGCCGATGTACATTACATCAGCTCAATGTTACACCTACATGCTGGGCTGCTATCAGATAGGCCACAACAGATTGTCACATACGATGGGCCAGCCTAATTAGGCCCAAGCCTGGGTGCAAATGTGCTATAATTATTCATGATGTATTAATTTGGAACAATATATCCTATATGCAATGGACTGTAACATAACATGAATgcccatctcatctcatcatTAGTTAGTAGAGATATATGATCTCAGAAACAAATATGTAGTTAGTAATTATAGAGTTTCACTAATTAAGAGGAAAAGGCATGTATAAGAAACACATATGTAGTTAGGATAAGAAGGGCCTATAAAGAATTGCAAAAGTTAAATATGCCTTCTTGCCGATACTACAGAGCTAGATGTAGCCTCATAGACACAGTACCTCTATCTTGGGCCGGGCTTATGTAGGCCTAAGAGAAAACAAGTGATGTGGTTTAATAAGCTGAAATTTTGAACAATACATGCATGTTGGATTCATAGACTGAATAAGCTCCAATTTGAAGCCTTCCGATGGCTATTTAGGAGCTAAAATGTGGTAAATTCTTCTGACCCGTTGCCGtatacttcattttttttcccaatataCGACGTATATTCATTTTGAAACATTTTGGGAGTAAGGGTACACAGGAATATATACAGCGCGGTACTAGCTAGTTCACTACTTCACTCTGCATATTTGTTTGTGCATGACCCCTTCAAGTTTATATGTAAGTTATGAATTTATGATTCATCCTAAAAGAttggattatatatatatttttcaactggatataatataataaagatCAAcgctttttaaaaatttttagagGAAACAATAGCTGGCTAGAATATTGTactgtatgttttttttgtttcagtttaGGATGCAATTTTGCACTCCCagagatatatacatatatattttattatagttATTACTGAATTTAGTGCGTTGGAAGAGTTTGTCTGCCTCCCCTCTCTCAACAGAAAATGTCTATTTGTCTGCGAGGATGAACTAGTAATGTCGTTGCCACATATAGTTTGGTCGGCTTTAAATCTGTTTCTGTAGTGGCTGATTAAGACTTAATTAGGAGTCAATATACATTATTTCGAAGTTCATATATGTTCATCCCTATCTACTCACTAGTCACTACATATAAAGTTTGCTTCATGGACCATCATGTTTCCACACAAGTAATAAATACTTTGCCTTCATCAACACACAACTAGCCAGTAGTATTTCTTTTTCCGAAataagatttttattttatagccA
The nucleotide sequence above comes from Oryza glaberrima chromosome 11, OglaRS2, whole genome shotgun sequence. Encoded proteins:
- the LOC127754678 gene encoding probable indole-3-pyruvate monooxygenase YUCCA10, with amino-acid sequence MEEVVVLIVGAGPAGLATAACLAQRHVPYVIVERESCTASLWRHRAYDRLKLHLAKEFCELPHMAYPMGTPTYVPRDMFVEYLDSYTDQFGIRPRYHTAIESAIYDGGMNRWSVLAQDTDTSVVTRLTAQFLVVATGENSAASIPPVPGLTKFEGEAIHSSAYKSGRAYTGKNVLVVGAGNSGMEIAYDLAMHGAHTSIVVRSPVHIMTKELIRFGMTVVQNLGLTVTTADSLLVMAANFYFGDLSKHGITRPKIGPLLLKSQTGRSAVIDVGTARLIKGGVIKVFQGISKINTDSIEFHGGKQIPFDAIVFATGYKSTVNTWLKNGESMFKDDGFPMKFFPNHWKGENGLYCAGFARRGLAGIAMDAKNIADHIVATMDQVSC